One genomic region from Mytilus trossulus isolate FHL-02 chromosome 9, PNRI_Mtr1.1.1.hap1, whole genome shotgun sequence encodes:
- the LOC134685246 gene encoding vacuolar protein sorting-associated protein 26B-like isoform X2, with translation MSFFGFGQGAEIDIVLDGQEARKTAEIKTEDGKKERHYLYYDGETVAGKVNVSMKKAGSKMEHQGIKIEFIGQIEMYYDRGNHHEFTSLVKELARPGELTSNTSYGFEFLQVEKPYESYTGANVRLRYFLRVTVVKRISDTVKEQDIIVHTLSHYPELNNSIKMEVGIEDCLHIEFEYNKSKYHLKDVIVGKIYFLLVRIKIRYMELAIVRRETTGAGPNTYNENETIAKYEIMDGAPVRGESIPIRLFLSGYELTPTMRDINKKFSVRYYLNLVLVDEEERRYFKQQEITVFRKAEKVRKPGEKSVYQQNRGLQSHISDREHQAIQEQKQREAQQQQEQQEKEEQQEHTNEHTENEEVENENEDE, from the exons AGTTTCTTTGGATTCGGCCAGGGTGCTGAAATAGACATTGTTCTAGACGGGCAAGAAGCAAGAAAAACTGCAGAAATAAAAACAGAAGATGGTAAAAAGGAAAGACATTATTTGTATTATGATGGAGAAACTGTTGCTGGAAAG GTTAATGTGTCCATGAAGAAAGCAGGAAGTAAAATGGAACATCAGGggataaaaatagaatttataGGTCAAATAG aaatgtacTACGATCGAGGCAATCATCATGAGTTTACATCATTAGTTAAAGAATTAGCCAGACCTGGAGAACTAACATCCAACACAAGTTAtggttttgaatttttacaagTAGAAAAACCTTATGAATCTTACACTGGCGCTAATGTCCGGTTAAG atattttttacGAGTGACAGTTGTAAAAAGAATCAGTGACACAGTAAAAGAACAGGACATTATAGTACATACTTTATCACATTATCCAGAATTAAATAACAGCATAAAAATGGAAGTCGGTATTGAAGATTGTTTACATATAGAATttgaatataacaaatcaaa ATATCACCTTAAGGATGTTATTGTTGGGAAAATTTATTTCCTCTTGGTccgtataaaaataagatatatggAACTTGCAATAGTCCGTCGAGAAACTACAGGTGCAG gACCTAACACATACAATGAAAATGAAACTATAGCCAAATACGAGATAATGGATGGGGCACCTGTCAGAG GAGAATCAATACCTATACGATTATTTTTGAGTGGCTATGAGCTGACACCTACAATGAGGGATATAAATAAGAAGTTTTCTGTCCGATATTACCTCAATCTGGTCTTGGTTGATGAAGAAGAAAGaagatattttaaacaacag gaaattACTGTGTTCAGAAAAGCAGAGAAAGTAAGAAAACCTGGTGAAAAGTCAGTTTACCAACAAAACCGAGGTCTTCAATCACATATATCAGATCGGGAACATCAAGCTATCCAAGAACAGAAACAAAGAGAGGCACAACAACAACAAGAACAGCAAGAGAAAGAAGAACAGCAAGAACATACAAACGAACACACAGAAAATGAAGaagtagaaaatgaaaatgaggatgaatga
- the LOC134685246 gene encoding vacuolar protein sorting-associated protein 26B-like isoform X1, translated as MSFFGFGQGAEIDIVLDGQEARKTAEIKTEDGKKERHYLYYDGETVAGKVNVSMKKAGSKMEHQGIKIEFIGQIEMYYDRGNHHEFTSLVKELARPGELTSNTSYGFEFLQVEKPYESYTGANVRLRYFLRVTVVKRISDTVKEQDIIVHTLSHYPELNNSIKMEVGIEDCLHIEFEYNKSKYHLKDVIVGKIYFLLVRIKIKHMELQVIKRETTGTGPNTYNENETIAKYEIMDGAPVRGESIPIRLFLSGYELTPTMRDINKKFSVRYYLNLVLVDEEERRYFKQQEITVFRKAEKVRKPGEKSVYQQNRGLQSHISDREHQAIQEQKQREAQQQQEQQEKEEQQEHTNEHTENEEVENENEDE; from the exons AGTTTCTTTGGATTCGGCCAGGGTGCTGAAATAGACATTGTTCTAGACGGGCAAGAAGCAAGAAAAACTGCAGAAATAAAAACAGAAGATGGTAAAAAGGAAAGACATTATTTGTATTATGATGGAGAAACTGTTGCTGGAAAG GTTAATGTGTCCATGAAGAAAGCAGGAAGTAAAATGGAACATCAGGggataaaaatagaatttataGGTCAAATAG aaatgtacTACGATCGAGGCAATCATCATGAGTTTACATCATTAGTTAAAGAATTAGCCAGACCTGGAGAACTAACATCCAACACAAGTTAtggttttgaatttttacaagTAGAAAAACCTTATGAATCTTACACTGGCGCTAATGTCCGGTTAAG atattttttacGAGTGACAGTTGTAAAAAGAATCAGTGACACAGTAAAAGAACAGGACATTATAGTACATACTTTATCACATTATCCAGAATTAAATAACAGCATAAAAATGGAAGTCGGTATTGAAGATTGTTTACATATAGAATttgaatataacaaatcaaa GTATCATTTAAAAGATGTAATAGTTGGAAAGATTTACTTCTTATTAGTacgaataaaaattaaacatatggAGTTACAAGTCATCAAAAGAGAAACAACAGGAACAG gACCTAACACATACAATGAAAATGAAACTATAGCCAAATACGAGATAATGGATGGGGCACCTGTCAGAG GAGAATCAATACCTATACGATTATTTTTGAGTGGCTATGAGCTGACACCTACAATGAGGGATATAAATAAGAAGTTTTCTGTCCGATATTACCTCAATCTGGTCTTGGTTGATGAAGAAGAAAGaagatattttaaacaacag gaaattACTGTGTTCAGAAAAGCAGAGAAAGTAAGAAAACCTGGTGAAAAGTCAGTTTACCAACAAAACCGAGGTCTTCAATCACATATATCAGATCGGGAACATCAAGCTATCCAAGAACAGAAACAAAGAGAGGCACAACAACAACAAGAACAGCAAGAGAAAGAAGAACAGCAAGAACATACAAACGAACACACAGAAAATGAAGaagtagaaaatgaaaatgaggatgaatga
- the LOC134684356 gene encoding uncharacterized protein LOC134684356 — MDKLPPCKVCDGRSSGLHYGVMTCESCKRFFRRAFIRKSPYECKLHQDCHITEKRGKCSGCRQRKCLEVGMSVDAIQMGRVTINEKADRLIEYKDRQEEKGKQTNHTTNKIVVVSDELLQHGFTEDKPPDETTRDPIIMKPKSHDQTQSPNLIFENQETLLTLGLDVAQNINTIPTQLNEMECGTTLQKIKHPVADTNLVFGANNSSFLDSISNLSSFQGHKSSLPCERVKVHSYSSSNHSCFQGYESSLPCERVEVHSSSSLHHSCFQGHESSLPCERGQVHSSISSHHSCLQGHESALPGEGDQVHSSSCSNHLCFHGHESSLPGERVEDHFPATTNLSHLCKNSIFSSECDESKTIQHVKNYIHNHNGDVESMNKEWLDVGGEDCGDDCIFKNLELRLSQEVELGNGTCTDIDGIVSSLTHAMNCIQVFNVKYSADEVKQKLKEGSEEFIAKQEVFGDLKSLPDREYYNLYKTTKIDADGRMKQIDDLFSWYAVIVHQYIDFAKRIPGFCTLLTCDQAALLKASRSECFFFVIHEACDPETETVMLFSGQTYNIKEIVGWMPEELLKVWTEFCKGIQNLNLTKKEQALILALLITTPSDKYSLKEPEKVQEIRKKLELGIDHVVQGTEKNSAALWIQMTRNLISSIQSMKDIEEKEHNSVCQMPSIVNFLLNE, encoded by the exons agaTTTTTTAGGAGAGCATTTATTAGAAAATCTCCATATGAATGTAAATTACACCAAGACTGTCATATTACAGAAAAGAGAGGAAAATGTTCTGGATGTAGACAGAGGAAATGTTTAGAGGTTGGAATGTCTGTTGATG CTATTCAGATGGGGAGAGTCACAATAAATGAGAAAGCAGACAGACTGATTGAATACAAAGATAGGCAAGaagaaaaaggaaaacaaacaaaccatacaacaaacaaaatagttgTAGTAAGCGATGAACTGCTACAACATGGTTTTACTGAGGATAAACCGCCAGATGAAACAACCAGAGATCCTATCATTATGAAGCCAAAATCACATGATCAGACTCAATCTCCAAAtctcatttttgaaaatcaggAAACACTACTCACACTTGGACTTGATGTAGCTCAGAACATAAATACCATACCAACACAACTCAACGAGATGGAATGTGGAACAACacttcaaaagataaaacatccAGTGGCAGATACAAATCTTGTGTTTGGTGCCAATAATTCATCATTTCTAGATAGCATTTCAAATCTATCATCTTTCCAGGGTCACAAATCTTCATTGCCTTGTGAGAGAGTTAAAGTTCATTCTTATAGCAGTTCAAATCATTCATGTTTCCAGGGTTACGAATCTTCATTGCCTTGTGAGAGGGTTGAAGTTCATTCTTCTAGTAGTTTACATCATTCATGTTTCCAAGGTCACGAATCTTCATTGCCTTGTGAGAGGGGTCAAGTTCATTCTTCTATCAGTTCACATCATTCATGTTTACAGGGTCATGAATCTGCATTGCCTGGTGAAGGGGATCAAGTTCATTCTTCTAGCTGTTCAAATCATTTGTGTTTCCATGGTCATGAATCTTCATTGCCTGGAGAGAGGGTTGAAGATCATTTTCCTGCAACGACAAATCTAAGTCATTTGTGTAAGAACTCAATATTTTCTTCTGAATGTGATGAAAGTAAAACAATACAGcatgttaaaaattatatacataatcATAATGGTGATGTTGAGTCTATGAACAAGGAATGGTTGGATGTTGGTGGAGAAGACTGTGGGGatgattgtatatttaaaaatcttGAACTTCGTCTGTCACAGGAAGTAGAATTAGGTAATGGTACATGTACTGACATCGATGGGATTGTATCATCATTGACTCATGCTATGAACTGTATCCAGGTCTTCAATGTTAAATACTCAGCAGATGAGGTGAAACAGAAATTGAAAGAAGGATCA GAAGAGTTCATAGCGAAACAGGAAGTATTTGGTGACCTGAAGAGTTTACCAGACAGAGAATATTATAACttatacaaaacaacaaaaattgatGCTGATGGGAGAATGAAACAAATAGATGACCTTTTTAGCTGGTATGCAGTCATAGTGCACCAATACATTGACTTTGCTAAAAGAATTCCAGGATTCTGTACATTATTAACTTGTGATCAAGCAGCCTTGTTAAAAG CTTCAAGGTCAGAATGCTTCTTCTTTGTCATACACGAAGCTTGTGATCCAGAAACAGAAACAGTTATGCTGTTTTCTGGTCAGACATATAACATCAAAGAAATTGTTGGATGGATGCCTGAAGAATTGCTCAAAGTCTGGACAGAGTTTTGTAAAGGAATACAGAATCTAAATCTTACAAAGAAAGAACAAGCTCTGATTTTGGCTCTGTTGATTACAACTCCAA gtGACAAATACTCTTTAAAGGAACCAGAAAAGGTTCAGGAGATTCGTAAAAAATTAGAACTAGGCATTGACCATGTGGTTCAAGGCACAGAGAAAAATTCCGCTGCCTTATGGATTCAGATGACAAGAAACTTGATTTCATCAATACAAAGTATGAAGGACATCGAAGAAAAAGAGCATAATTCAGTCTGCCAGATGCCAAGTATTGTGAACTTTTTACTAAACGAATGA